A single genomic interval of Hafnia alvei harbors:
- the kdpB gene encoding potassium-transporting ATPase subunit KdpB, producing the protein MTRKQRALFEPKLVRTAIKDAVKKLDPRVQWRNPVMFVVYLGSILTTIIWISILSGQSDGSAAFTGSVAVWLWFTVLFANFAEALAEGRSKAQAESLKGVKKTSWAKKLASPQHDSQQEKVSADSLRKGDVVLVEAGDTIPCDGEVLEGGASVDESAITGESAPVIRESGGDFSSVTGGTRILSDWLVIQCTVNPGETFLDRMIAMVEGAKRRKTPNEIALTILLIALTLVFLLATATLYPFSLFSAQAGHVGVPVTITVLVALLVCLIPTTIGGLLSAIGVAGMSRMLGANVIATSGRAVEAAGDVDVLLLDKTGTITLGNRQATEFLPVPGVSEEELASAAQLASLADETPEGRSIVVLAKQRFNLRERDLASLGATFVPFSAQTRMSGVNVQGRMIRKGSVDAIRRHVESNQGHFPRAVDERVESVARTGGTPLVVAEDGRILGVVALKDIVKGGIKERFSELRRMGIKTVMITGDNRLTAAAIAAEAGVDDFLAEATPEAKLALIRQYQAEGRLVAMTGDGTNDAPALAQADVAVAMNSGTQAAKEAGNMVDLDSNPTKLIEVVHIGKQMLMTRGSLTTFSIANDVAKYFAIIPAAFAATYPQLNALNVMHLTSPASAIMSAVIFNALIIVFLIPLALKGVSYKPLSASALLRRNLWLYGAGGLLVPFVGIKLIDMLLTVCGLA; encoded by the coding sequence ATGACTCGTAAACAACGCGCGTTGTTCGAACCAAAACTGGTCCGTACCGCTATCAAAGATGCTGTTAAAAAACTCGATCCTCGCGTGCAGTGGCGCAATCCGGTGATGTTCGTGGTGTATTTGGGCAGCATTCTCACCACCATAATCTGGATCTCCATACTCAGCGGGCAAAGTGACGGCAGCGCCGCATTTACTGGAAGCGTGGCTGTTTGGCTTTGGTTCACGGTTCTGTTTGCTAACTTTGCCGAAGCTCTGGCCGAAGGGCGCAGCAAAGCGCAGGCCGAAAGCCTGAAAGGGGTGAAAAAAACTAGCTGGGCTAAAAAACTGGCCTCACCGCAACATGATTCGCAGCAAGAAAAAGTATCTGCTGATTCTCTGCGCAAAGGCGATGTTGTGCTGGTTGAAGCCGGTGACACCATTCCCTGTGACGGTGAAGTGTTAGAAGGTGGCGCCTCGGTTGACGAAAGCGCGATTACCGGCGAATCAGCACCGGTCATTCGCGAATCGGGCGGTGACTTTTCTTCCGTTACCGGTGGCACGCGTATTCTGTCAGATTGGCTGGTGATCCAATGCACCGTTAATCCTGGAGAAACCTTTCTCGACCGCATGATTGCGATGGTTGAGGGCGCGAAGCGGCGTAAAACCCCTAACGAAATCGCGCTAACCATTTTGCTTATTGCCTTAACGCTGGTGTTTTTACTGGCTACGGCAACGCTTTACCCCTTCTCGCTGTTTAGCGCGCAGGCCGGCCACGTTGGGGTTCCGGTGACGATTACCGTGCTAGTCGCCCTGCTGGTCTGTTTAATCCCAACCACCATTGGTGGCTTACTGTCAGCCATTGGCGTGGCTGGGATGAGCCGCATGCTAGGCGCAAACGTCATTGCCACCAGCGGGCGCGCCGTGGAAGCCGCCGGTGACGTCGATGTGTTGCTATTGGACAAAACGGGCACTATCACGCTGGGCAATCGTCAGGCGACCGAATTCTTGCCTGTCCCCGGCGTGAGTGAGGAAGAGCTCGCCAGCGCGGCACAGCTCGCTTCGCTAGCCGATGAAACGCCAGAAGGCCGCAGCATTGTGGTGCTGGCAAAGCAGCGTTTTAACCTGCGCGAACGTGATTTAGCGAGCCTAGGCGCAACCTTTGTGCCCTTCTCGGCCCAAACCCGCATGAGCGGCGTTAACGTACAGGGAAGAATGATCCGCAAAGGTTCAGTGGACGCAATACGCCGCCACGTTGAATCTAACCAAGGCCACTTCCCACGTGCGGTTGATGAACGCGTGGAAAGCGTTGCGCGTACCGGCGGCACACCGCTGGTGGTGGCAGAAGATGGCCGGATTCTTGGCGTGGTGGCGCTGAAAGATATCGTCAAAGGCGGCATCAAAGAGCGATTCTCTGAGCTACGCCGCATGGGTATCAAAACGGTCATGATTACCGGTGATAACCGCTTAACCGCTGCGGCTATCGCTGCCGAAGCTGGCGTGGATGATTTTCTGGCGGAAGCTACGCCCGAAGCCAAATTGGCGCTGATCCGTCAGTATCAAGCTGAAGGTCGCTTAGTGGCCATGACCGGCGACGGTACCAACGATGCGCCAGCGCTGGCCCAAGCCGACGTTGCGGTCGCCATGAACTCAGGCACACAGGCCGCTAAAGAAGCGGGCAACATGGTTGATTTAGACTCTAACCCAACTAAGCTGATTGAAGTGGTGCACATCGGCAAACAGATGCTGATGACGCGTGGTTCACTGACTACCTTCAGTATCGCCAATGACGTGGCGAAATATTTCGCCATTATTCCAGCAGCCTTTGCAGCCACTTATCCTCAGCTGAATGCGCTCAACGTCATGCACCTAACGTCGCCGG